A single region of the Oenococcus kitaharae DSM 17330 genome encodes:
- a CDS encoding glycoside hydrolase family 13 protein produces MTSDQSRTWWQNAIGYQIYPMSFQDSNNDGVGDLRGIIDRIDYIKKLGVDLVWLNPIYKSPKVDNGYDISDFTSIDPIFGSLSDFKELLAKLHKNNIHLIMDLVINHTSDQHRWFQEALKSRDNPYHDYYLWQDGLADQVPNDWHNWDGQSEWTFVPALKQWYFHIFNPKMPDLNWQNSKLRNEVISAIKWWLDLGIDGFRLDAISHLKKMPFGQSMSSISKENGGDPWRVHTNVTGLQEYLQLLKNLFQQYPIFTVGEANGVSASQAQLWTGSDGYFNSIFQLEQNAHDGIDSKGRSKGNFQVFKKTVFHWQNALRLYGWGSPYLSNHDTPRALQNWGDDKSAKSGKALATILLSLQGTPFIYFGDEIGIPSFQFKNIQEINDPEAQMRFKSELAAGKDQQTIFADLRLWNRDQSRTPFQWDDTKNAGFTTARPWIEINPSFTKINAATQDQQKNSLLNYYRRMVRLRHDQSALHTGEFTAVEAEDPQVMAFVRKSEKQMAFIFANLTDTPALFELPESLLCGSWRLLISNFPNARLSQQISLQPYDSAIFIKDLK; encoded by the coding sequence ATGACAAGCGACCAATCACGTACTTGGTGGCAAAACGCAATTGGGTACCAAATCTATCCAATGAGTTTCCAAGATTCAAATAATGATGGTGTCGGCGACTTGCGCGGCATTATCGATCGGATTGATTACATCAAAAAACTTGGTGTTGATTTGGTATGGTTAAATCCAATATACAAGTCTCCCAAAGTTGACAATGGGTACGATATTTCTGACTTCACATCCATCGACCCTATATTTGGCAGCCTATCAGACTTCAAAGAATTGTTAGCCAAACTCCATAAGAACAATATTCATTTAATCATGGATCTGGTCATCAACCATACCTCCGACCAGCATCGATGGTTTCAAGAGGCTTTAAAATCCAGGGACAATCCTTATCATGATTATTATCTTTGGCAGGATGGTTTAGCCGATCAAGTACCTAACGATTGGCACAATTGGGACGGCCAGTCGGAATGGACTTTTGTGCCGGCATTAAAACAATGGTATTTTCACATTTTTAATCCTAAAATGCCGGATTTGAATTGGCAGAATTCAAAACTGAGAAATGAGGTTATATCTGCCATTAAATGGTGGCTGGATCTAGGCATCGACGGTTTTCGTTTGGACGCCATTTCGCACCTCAAAAAAATGCCTTTCGGCCAATCCATGTCCAGCATAAGCAAAGAAAATGGCGGTGATCCTTGGCGCGTGCATACGAATGTGACCGGCTTACAAGAATACCTGCAATTATTGAAAAATCTTTTTCAACAATACCCCATTTTTACAGTTGGTGAAGCTAATGGCGTGAGTGCTTCTCAAGCACAACTATGGACTGGCAGTGACGGCTATTTTAATTCCATTTTTCAGCTTGAACAAAATGCCCATGATGGCATCGATTCAAAAGGCCGCAGTAAAGGAAATTTTCAAGTTTTTAAGAAAACAGTTTTTCATTGGCAAAACGCATTGCGCCTATACGGTTGGGGAAGCCCCTATCTTTCCAATCACGATACACCGCGTGCTTTACAGAATTGGGGAGATGATAAAAGTGCGAAATCCGGCAAGGCCTTAGCGACAATTTTATTGTCACTGCAGGGCACACCTTTTATCTACTTTGGTGATGAAATCGGAATTCCGAGTTTCCAGTTCAAGAATATACAGGAAATCAATGACCCAGAGGCTCAGATGCGTTTTAAATCGGAGCTGGCGGCCGGAAAAGATCAGCAAACAATCTTTGCTGATCTGCGATTATGGAATCGCGATCAAAGCCGTACGCCTTTCCAATGGGACGACACTAAAAATGCCGGTTTCACGACTGCCAGGCCTTGGATAGAGATCAATCCTAGCTTTACAAAAATTAACGCAGCTACCCAGGATCAACAGAAAAATTCACTCTTAAATTATTATCGCCGCATGGTTCGCTTGCGACATGATCAGAGTGCTTTGCACACAGGGGAGTTTACAGCAGTCGAAGCTGAAGACCCGCAAGTCATGGCGTTCGTACGAAAATCAGAAAAACAAATGGCTTTCATTTTCGCTAATTTAACTGATACGCCAGCACTTTTTGAGCTTCCTGAATCTCTACTCTGCGGTTCTTGGCGATTACTAATCAGCAATTTTCCAAATGCTCGCCTCAGCCAGCAGATCAGCCTTCAGCCTTATGATTCCGCCATTTTTATAAAGGATCTCAAATGA
- a CDS encoding glycoside hydrolase family 13 protein gives MNTAAVYHRTDSEYAFLYGDRDHLRLRLRTAAGDVKKVSLLYGNFVEGSYTHWYDGDGSAMQKYLSSDYFDYWTATIEEPIGHLPAYGFLVEDFSDNQYLYGDRGLVIDSPSARSDVATNYFRLPYMHEIDRVMSPEWVKKTIWYQIFPDRFSDGNHDNDSKVTKDWSDNQPSSQDFYGGDLQGIINHLDDLADLGINGIYLTPIFKSPSNHKYNTSDYLEIDPTFGDKNVFKKLVDAVHAHGMKIMLDAVFNHGGDESAQWQDVLRNGQKSIFADWFVIHDFPIHFHETELAYRPDKNYESFAFTKDMPKWNTANPEVQDYLIGAAAYWTKEFQIDAWRLDVANEVDHHFWRQFRSKIKSINPEVFIVGEIWHSAGPWLNGDQMDSVMNYGLTSDVNHYFVDQDITASQLVSQYNDRLMNYRDQTNEAMFNLLDSHDTMRIKTRAKGNMNLVKSAFAFLFLQPGTPDIYYGSEYGMAGKEDPDCRRPMVWDKQQQDLNMYDFMKRLIALRHDNWQILSEGKIFWDKVPVENRLLAFGRLLGKKKIGSFFNGNQKTWSLANHNIAISESDILIGNRYHIRSDKQLEIFPEGFIIMKADNQ, from the coding sequence ATGAACACAGCAGCTGTTTACCACAGGACAGATTCAGAATACGCTTTTTTATATGGTGATCGAGACCATCTGAGATTACGATTACGCACCGCAGCTGGTGATGTTAAAAAAGTGTCGCTCCTATATGGCAATTTTGTTGAAGGCTCATACACACACTGGTACGATGGCGATGGCAGTGCCATGCAGAAGTACCTGTCGTCTGATTATTTTGATTATTGGACAGCCACCATTGAAGAGCCAATCGGGCATTTACCGGCATACGGTTTTCTAGTGGAAGATTTTTCAGACAATCAATATTTATATGGTGATCGCGGGTTGGTTATTGACAGTCCTAGTGCCCGCTCAGATGTTGCCACGAATTATTTTCGCCTGCCTTATATGCATGAAATCGACCGAGTCATGAGTCCCGAATGGGTCAAAAAAACGATTTGGTACCAAATATTTCCAGATCGTTTTTCTGATGGCAATCATGATAATGACTCCAAGGTGACAAAGGACTGGAGTGACAATCAACCCAGCAGCCAAGATTTCTATGGTGGCGATTTGCAAGGAATCATCAATCACCTGGACGATTTAGCTGATTTGGGTATCAATGGCATTTATTTGACACCCATCTTTAAATCTCCCAGCAATCATAAATATAATACCAGCGATTACCTGGAAATAGACCCGACTTTTGGCGACAAGAACGTTTTCAAAAAATTAGTAGATGCTGTTCACGCCCATGGTATGAAAATTATGCTGGATGCCGTTTTTAATCACGGCGGGGATGAAAGTGCACAGTGGCAAGATGTTTTGCGAAACGGTCAAAAGTCGATTTTTGCTGATTGGTTTGTGATTCATGATTTTCCTATCCATTTCCACGAGACGGAGCTTGCTTATCGGCCCGATAAAAATTATGAAAGTTTTGCATTTACCAAGGATATGCCTAAATGGAATACGGCTAATCCCGAAGTTCAGGATTACCTGATCGGTGCAGCCGCATATTGGACCAAAGAATTTCAAATTGATGCCTGGCGTTTAGACGTGGCAAACGAAGTTGACCATCATTTTTGGCGTCAATTCCGTAGCAAAATCAAATCCATTAATCCTGAAGTGTTCATCGTAGGTGAAATTTGGCATAGCGCTGGTCCCTGGCTGAACGGTGATCAAATGGATTCAGTCATGAATTATGGTCTAACATCTGATGTTAACCATTATTTTGTAGATCAAGATATTACCGCCAGCCAATTAGTTTCTCAATATAATGACCGCTTGATGAACTATCGCGACCAAACGAACGAGGCGATGTTTAACCTGTTGGATTCGCATGACACGATGCGTATCAAGACACGTGCTAAGGGCAACATGAATCTGGTCAAATCTGCCTTTGCCTTTCTTTTCTTGCAACCCGGCACACCGGATATTTATTACGGCAGTGAGTATGGCATGGCCGGCAAAGAAGATCCCGATTGTCGTCGGCCAATGGTCTGGGACAAACAGCAGCAAGATCTGAATATGTACGATTTTATGAAACGGCTGATTGCGCTGCGCCATGATAACTGGCAAATTTTGTCTGAGGGGAAAATCTTTTGGGACAAAGTTCCGGTCGAGAATCGTTTACTGGCTTTTGGGCGTTTATTAGGGAAGAAAAAAATCGGCAGTTTCTTCAATGGCAACCAAAAAACTTGGTCCCTAGCAAATCATAATATTGCCATCTCTGAATCAGATATTTTGATCGGCAATCGTTACCATATTAGGTCGGACAAACAGCTCGAAATCTTCCCGGAGGGATTTATAATCATGAAAGCAGATAATCAGTAA
- a CDS encoding ABC transporter ATP-binding protein, with the protein MPEIKLEHISKIYPGQSTATISDYNLEIHDKEFIVFVGPSGSGKSTVLRMIAGLNSISRGNLYFDGQRMNDIPPKDRGIAMVFQDYALYPHLTVYENIAFPLRIAKIHSVELDQRVKQTANILGLDDFLDRKPADLSGGQRQRVAIAGAIVRGSKILLMDEPLSNLDAKLRVQARSNISDLHKKIGSTTIYVTHDQTEAMTLADRIVLIDHGNIQQVASPEDMYNYPANLFVATFIGSPEMNVFKVIYDNGTVDNEQGIKFKLPKGISKQLDAAGYDKKDIFFGIRPEDIHAEDIALQAYKEAVFTAQIELSELLGETALLHVNSQKSKNIVVKVNQRDNAKVGQTITLAMDLNKAHFFDGQGNHKRII; encoded by the coding sequence ATGCCGGAAATTAAACTCGAACACATATCAAAAATCTATCCAGGCCAAAGTACCGCGACGATCAGTGATTACAACCTAGAAATCCATGATAAGGAATTTATTGTTTTCGTCGGCCCATCAGGATCCGGAAAATCCACAGTACTGCGAATGATTGCCGGGCTTAATTCAATCTCGCGCGGAAATCTTTATTTTGATGGCCAAAGGATGAATGATATTCCGCCAAAAGATCGAGGAATCGCGATGGTTTTTCAGGACTATGCGCTTTATCCGCATTTAACTGTTTACGAAAACATTGCTTTCCCTTTGCGAATCGCCAAAATTCATTCAGTGGAATTAGATCAGCGCGTGAAACAAACGGCGAATATCTTAGGATTGGATGATTTCCTGGATCGAAAACCAGCTGATCTATCAGGCGGCCAAAGACAACGTGTCGCGATTGCTGGCGCGATTGTACGCGGATCCAAAATTCTATTGATGGACGAACCGCTCTCAAATCTAGACGCTAAATTGCGAGTGCAGGCCCGCTCAAACATTTCCGACTTGCACAAAAAGATCGGTTCAACAACGATCTATGTGACTCACGATCAGACAGAGGCAATGACTTTAGCAGATCGGATCGTCTTAATTGATCACGGCAATATCCAACAGGTGGCTAGTCCTGAAGACATGTACAACTATCCTGCCAATTTATTTGTGGCGACATTTATCGGTAGCCCAGAAATGAATGTCTTTAAAGTAATTTATGATAACGGAACCGTCGATAATGAGCAAGGGATTAAATTCAAATTACCAAAGGGTATTTCTAAGCAGCTGGATGCAGCTGGTTATGACAAAAAGGATATTTTTTTCGGAATCCGGCCAGAAGATATACACGCTGAAGATATTGCCTTACAGGCATATAAGGAAGCTGTTTTTACAGCTCAAATCGAACTTTCGGAATTATTAGGCGAAACAGCTTTGCTGCATGTCAATAGCCAGAAAAGTAAAAATATTGTTGTAAAAGTGAACCAACGCGATAACGCCAAAGTTGGACAGACTATCACTTTAGCTATGGATCTTAATAAGGCACATTTTTTTGATGGGCAGGGAAATCACAAGAGGATTATTTAA